CCAAATCCAATTGAAGTTTATCGCAGGCGGGTGTGTAATAAGGACTACACAAATCAGCATCACCCGATTTGATGGTACCATCGTCACAATTGGCCTGAAATGAAGTAAAGCTACTAGTAGTAAGTTTGGCCCTGGCCCAGGCACTCTTTGCCCGGTTTATTAGGTCGGTACCATAGGCTGAAAGTGAAGGAATCCCTTTATAAACAATACCCGCTATGGCAAATACAGCACTACCTGTTAGTGTAGATGAAGTACATTCACCTACATAATAACGCGGGTTATCATCTGTACTGGGTGGCGATTTACTATTGTAATTATCAACGCCCACTTTTAAAAACAAGCCTCCTGTGCCTGTTCCATCCTGCATACGCTTTAGCCAGTCTAGCTCCCATTTTATTTCATCGATTATATCAGGTATGCCATTACCTGATTCTGGGATATTATAATTGTCTGTAAATACTGCCGGTTGAATACGATAGGTTTCAAGTAAGCTGCATAATGTTCTAAAAGTAAACGTGGTGTACTTGTTATAGTCGCCGGCGTCAAACCAGCCACCACTTAAATCCCTTTCTGTTGTAGCGTCCATTTTAGCAGTATAAAGACGCGCATGTTTATCCTGGTTAGATCTTTCAAATGCAGCGCCGTCCGCCCACTTTGCATCTGTATAAGGAACGGCTTTTGCAAAGTTGATGCGCTGATAATAAAACATGCGCATAGCCTGCTTCATCACTTCATCATAGACATTATTACTGATCTCAAACCGATAAGAGCCTACATTATTAGCTACATCGTAGATGTAATACGAACCAGCAGCTTCTACAGTTGAGAAGTCAAACCACCAACCCCTATCCCCGCTTTGGGCCTGGGTAGCACCGCCATTCCAAATCGCCAAGGTTCCGGAGAAAACAACGGCATCATCACTCCAGCGGCGCACCTGGTATTGATTGGCACCCGTACCCGGGCTAAATGATTCTGCAGCATTATACCCCCACTGAGGATCTACTACTACAGCTACCTTTTTACTTTTTGGAAAATAGCCAAACTGGTCCACTTTAATATATGGCGAAGTGGTTCCAGGCGCAGCAAAAGCAATCGAATGAATAAATAAAACAACAGCTAATAACGTAAAGACATTTTTCATTGGAAAGGATTGGAGCAACAAACATAAAAGTCAGTACCATTAACCACTACCTCTTAGGTATGAGCATACCAATTAACATCATGAACCTTCACTTTTGCCGGATTAATCACTCAGGCAAAGAAGTCGGTCTGCATTTAATTGTTAATGCGCCTTATACGTTTCGAATAGGCGATTCTATTACCACCGTTGGGTATATTGCTTTTACGCGATAGTAGATCTTCTTATCACTGGTCTTATTTCCACCATCAACATAAGAATAGATTTGTTGATGCAACTGCACCGGCACTTCATACAAGGGCAAAAAGTTTTGACCATCGGTAGAATGCTCAATGAGAAAATATTGAAGGTTTGCAGTTTCTTCTACCATCCAGTTTAACAGAATACCGTTGGGAGTAGTTTTTACAGCTAATGTGTTTCCTCGAACTTGTACTGATACGCTTGTATCATTAGCTGGTTGATCTACCTTATTATAGGCAATACGTTCATGAGTTATAGCTACGTTATTGTGCAGTGTGTCCGCTGAATTGATTGCCTTTGCAGAAAAGCTTTGTATCATCACTATTGCGGTTAGCCCTACTAGATAGTTCACGGTGTTGAATTAAGGGCGCAAACATAACAGTGCTCTTTGGCACCGCATATCTCGTTTAGTATGAGAGCTGCAAACGGCGTCATGAATTGCTTAAAGCAAGAACTAAAAGGAATAGAAACAACATCGATAGGTACAAAAGAAAAAGCCCGGCCATAGGGTACGGCGGGCTTTTGTCATCCATCCTTGTTTGTGTCCAACTAGCCGTTTAATAATGTTGATTCCTGCTCATAACGGCTCGACGGATGGTATATAAATAGGCAGGTGCCATCTTTCAATAAATTAATAACCTTTTCAGCATACTCCTGGGGCACTGCCGGACAACCGAAGCTGCGACCCATATAAGCGCTGCTTACACGATGATCACCAATATAATTGGCGCCATGCACCACTACAGCTCTTTCTTCTGCATTATCATTCCAGCCTTTCTCCTGGCCAGACAAACGCAGCGATAAACCATGCTTACCACTATAAGTACCCTTGGTTACATAAAAGCCTAAGCTGCTCTGCAAAGACTCCGGTGTGTTCGAAAACTGGTTAGCGTAATCTAAACCAGAGTTCTTACCATGTGCCACATAGGTATTGAATAATACTTTATCGTTTTTCAGATCTATGATGTACATCCGCTTTTTGCGAGAGCTTTGGCTAAAGTCTACAACGGTTAATACATCGCTGTTAGCTAAAGCACCTTTTTCACGCAGTTGTTCATACCCTTTATAGGCATATTTCATAGCATCTACAGAAAGACCTAATTTGTCTAATTCTAAACGCTCATAGATTGATAAAGCAGTAGCCTCTGCTGTTGCAACAGTTGTTGAGGCAGCAGCTGAACTATTGTTGACTATCGTATGGGTTATCGCTTTTTTGCTATCGGCTTTTTCAACTGGCGAAACCGTAAAGGACACAGCTAATGCGGCAGCAAAAGCAATGGGAAGTATTGTTTTTCTCACGTTTTACAGGTTTTTCTTGATTGGAACGCCGACAAAGTGAAAATATTATGCCTAACCTGCCTCCACAAATTATCTATAAGATTTTTTTAATAAATAAGGGGAAATACGTTAATGTACCCTTAAAGAATAAGTAGATATGCTAAATCTGTTAACGTTTTTTCTTACTTCACACGGTGGGTTTCACGTCTTTTTAAAATGAATTCGTTGCCATAAATACGAAGCAACAAGATAAACATAGAGATCAGCAGTGGACCAAAGATGAGTCCAATAAAGCCGAACAGTTGCAGCCCTGCAATAACCCCAAATATGGTGATCAGAGGGTGAATATTGCCGAGCTTTTTATTGATGAGGAAACGAAACAAATTATCTGATAAACCAATCAAGCCAAACCCCCACACCCCCATAGCAATGCCTTGTCCCGTTTTGCCTTGTACCAGCAACATAACAGTAAGCGGTACATACACCACAGCAGCACCTACTATAGGCAGCATGGCCGTAATACAGGTAGCCACAAACCACACAAACGGCTCATCAATACCAATGATGAGGTAGCCTATAAGCCCTACAACACCTTGTATCAATGCAATGAGTGGAATACCAATTGTGCTGGAGGTAACCATCACTTTTACCTCTCTACCAATACGCTCTACATTACCGTCTTTTAGCGGTATGTATTCATACAGGTAATCTTCAATACGCCGTCCATTAACCAACATGAAGTAGAGAATAAAGTACATGCTGGCAATCAAAGTGAGCGTATCTAAAGACACCCGTAAAATCTTAGGCAGTAACTGGGTAAGATAAGGTCCTAGCTGGTTAATGGTCTCCGGCTTTATGATCTCATAGCCAATCTTGCCTTTTAAATCAACAATCACTTTCTTTAGCGAATCCATTAGCTCACCAGAGTGCGTTACCACATAACTGATCTTTGAATACAAGATGTTTCCCAACAATCCTATTGGCACTAATATCACAAAGAAAGAAAGCAGCATTAATACCCAGGCAGCTGTAGCGGGTCTCCAGCCCTTGCGTTCCGTTAGATAAAACATGCGGTCACGCATCAGTACATAAAAGGTAACAGCACCCAAAAAGGCTGACAGAAAGAACCATAGTTCTCGTATCAATGCAATTCCTAAAAACAGGATGAGCAGGATAAAAGCTATTTGCCGTAACAGGTTGGTATCAATGGTATTATTAGGTGTGCTGTTCATAATAAAGCCAATCCTCAATGAAATTACTGAAATGCACAGGACTGCAGATCGTACCAATAAGAAATTATGCCATGGACCGCGGATTGTTGGATTTGTAGGATTTACAGGATTAATATCGTTTCAGATCTGCCAGTTTGAAAATTGTCTACGGTGATAATAAACCACAGCCTGATTATTTGTTTGCCCAATAATCTTTTCAACCATAAGTAATATCACAATCCATGATTGTTAGAGGAATACTATATGCTTAGTAAATGTTCAATTTCAAATCTCAGACTTCAAATTGCAAACAAGTAATCCTGTTAATCCAACTAATCATCCCTCTAATCCGCGGTCAAAAAAAATCCCGGCCTACTGGCCGGGATCTCTCTTCTATCTATTTTACAGATTACTGTTTTTTAGCAGGAGGGTTGGTAGTGGTTGCTGCAGGTGTTGGGTTAGTTGCACCAGCTGGTACTTTTAAGTTCAATTTCTTAGCTACCAATGGCAACAGGTTGTCTGCTGGAGGCGCTACCAATAAAGATTCCATATTATATACGTATGAATAACCGCTTTCTTTTGCTACTGCATTCAACGCATTCATCACTTTAGCATAAATAGGCTGCAATAATTCATTTTGTTTAGCCTGCATTTCGTTCTGCACAATGCCCTGCCAGTTTTGAATCTGGTAAGCCATCTGCTCTAATTCTTGTCTCATTTGCGCACGTACAGGTGCTGCAGTCTTTAAAGAATCTTTACCATTAGCTAAGCTATCCTTACGATTATATTCAGATACCAGGTAAGCAAACTGAGGGTTCAGAGAGTCTGCCTGGAAACGTTGTAAAGTTGAATCAATCTTTCTTACTTCTGGCATCAGATATACCACCTGATCTAAGCTGATATAACCAGTTTTCTGTGCAGAAGCGCTAAATCCCGCCACTACCATCAGGGCCACTACGAATAATTTGATTTTGTTCATGAGATGTTTTTGTTATGATACTTTTTAGTTTGAAATGGTTGCTACCCTTTTTTGATTTTACAATTCTTTAATGAATTAGCGTACACCTAGCTCTTTCAATACATCATCACTCTTTTCAAGCTTGGGGTCAGCAAATATAACCGTTATTCCTTCGCTTTTATCGAGTATAAAGTCGTAGCCACGTTGTACAGCCAGTTTTTGCACGGCATTGTATACTTTGTCCTGAATGGGTTTAATCAGCTCTTGTCTTTTCTTAAACAGATCGCCTTCAAAACCAAAGCGCTGACGTTGCAGATCGCGCAGTTCTTTTTCTTTATAAAACAACTGATCTTCCCGCTTCTTGCGCAGATCATCACTTAACATGACCTGCTCTCCTTCAAAGTTCTTATACATTTTGTCCAGCTCCTGCTGCTTATTATCAATCTCTTTTTGCCAGCCCGCTGCTATCTCATCCAGGTTCTTTTGGGCCGACTTGTAATCGGGCATCTTGTCCAAAATATACTTGGTGTCAATAACTGCATAACGCTGAGCATAAGAACCAGCCGCAAGGCACAGACTAAATGTTGCAAGCAATAAAAGCTTTTTCATATGTCAAGTGTGTTTTCCTTATTATCAGTTTTAATACCTATAATCCACCTAACTCTTAGTCTATTCTGGTTCAAAGCCTAACATAAAGGTAAAGCGGGTAGCGCCTTTCAATCCTTTCTGACCAGGGTTCAAACGATCCAGACCCAGACCATAGTCAAAGCCCAACAGACCAAACATAGGCAGGAAGAAACGCATACCTACACCCACGCTACGACGCAAGCGGAATGGATTGTATTCTTTAAAGTTATACCAGCCATTGGCCGCATCAAAGAAGGTCAAACCATAAATCGTACTTCCCGGATTGGTTACCAATGGGTAACGCAACTCTAAAGAGTATTTATTGAATATAGTAAAATAACGACTCGTATTGCTGATGTCTGGGTTTATAGAAGGATCAGATGTTTCAAACACCGGATAACCACGTAATGAAATTACGTCATAACCCAGGATACCACCACCGGCCTGGTTCAAACCATCACCACCCACCTGGAAGCGTTCAAACGGAGAGTAATCAAGCTCTTTATTGTAGCGACCCATGAAGCCATACTTAGCAGCCAGCTTCAATACAAACTGACGGTTCTTATCAGCACCCATTGGGCGGCCAATTGGCACAAACCACTCCGCATTAAAGCGCCATTTGTGATACTCAGGACGCTCATAAGCTGCATCAGACTTTGCCAGGCTTGGATCAAACAAAGAGTAAGGTGGTGTAAACTGACCACTCAACACAAAGTTAGAACCACTGCGTGGGAAGGTAGGGTCATATACAGAAGAACGCTGTAATGCCACTTTCAAACTCACGTTGTGAGAGGTACCATTAGAGAAACCAAAACCTGAATAGGCGTAGTTCTTTAATTTATACTGCGTATAGTTTAATGAATATACTAAGCTGAAATAGTCATCTGGCCACTTCAATTGTTTACCCAACGAAACAGAAGCACCTACGATACCCAGGCGGCTAGAGTCACTGTATTCAAAACGACCACGGTCGTTGTACTGACCACTGGCGCGGATGTTACTTTTATAAGCCGACAATGTCAGCGAGTTGCGACGCTTACCACCCAACCAAGGCTCGGTAAACGAGAAGTTATAAGACTGGTACGCACGTCCGTTCGATTGCAAACGCAAGCTTAACTTCTGACCATCACCCGTTGGTAATGGATCCCATGATTCTCTCTTGAATATATTTTTTACGGAGAAGTTGTTGAACGACACACCCACTGTACCGGTCAAACCAACACCACCACCCCAGCCAGCTGAAAGCTCTAACTGGTCAGATGATTTTTCTTCCAGCTTCCAGTTGATGTCTACAGTACCATCATCCTGGTTAGGGTTTACACCAGGGTTGATTGTTTCCTGGTTGAAGTATTGCAGGTTGGCCAATTCTCGCTGAGAGCGAATTAAGTCAGAGCGGCTGAATTTATCACCCGGCACGGTACGTAGCTCACGACGAATTACATGGTCCTTGGTTTTTTCATTTCCAAAGATGCCCACGTTTTTGATGGTTGCCTGTGGACCTTCCACTACTCGAATCTCGTGGTCGATCGTATCATTATAGATAGAGGTCTCAACAGGGTCCACACGGAAGAACAGGTAACCATCGTCCATAT
This genomic interval from Flavisolibacter tropicus contains the following:
- a CDS encoding murein L,D-transpeptidase catalytic domain family protein, translating into MRKTILPIAFAAALAVSFTVSPVEKADSKKAITHTIVNNSSAAASTTVATAEATALSIYERLELDKLGLSVDAMKYAYKGYEQLREKGALANSDVLTVVDFSQSSRKKRMYIIDLKNDKVLFNTYVAHGKNSGLDYANQFSNTPESLQSSLGFYVTKGTYSGKHGLSLRLSGQEKGWNDNAEERAVVVHGANYIGDHRVSSAYMGRSFGCPAVPQEYAEKVINLLKDGTCLFIYHPSSRYEQESTLLNG
- a CDS encoding BamA/OMP85 family outer membrane protein, whose product is MQQILSRVSTLLLCIGSCVFSASAQDTTRPTSVDPSLLALENNHVPKEYTVSAIKVTGVNYLDTSIVVSISGLQVGDKIQIPGSDAFSKAIANLWRQRLFSNIQIFITEIKDDHIALEISLAERPKLGNFKFVGIKKAEADELKGKIGLAKSTIITENTRRNAIEVIQKFYADKGFKNVAVRIEEKSDTAITNSNDLTFYVTKGKKVRVNNVSFYGNEEVADVRLKKQMKGTKEMSKATLHPQETQSPYGNNDRTSFGEYVNDLGFLSGTKTKNFLDPYFRFKLFSGAKFDAKKYEEDKEKVLDYYNSLGYRDAQIVADTQYYTPDGNLNIDVKIDEGRRYYFGNITWRGNTKYSDSLLNQVLRINKGDIYNLELLNKRLGKQLSMEGGDISGLYMDDGYLFFRVDPVETSIYNDTIDHEIRVVEGPQATIKNVGIFGNEKTKDHVIRRELRTVPGDKFSRSDLIRSQRELANLQYFNQETINPGVNPNQDDGTVDINWKLEEKSSDQLELSAGWGGGVGLTGTVGVSFNNFSVKNIFKRESWDPLPTGDGQKLSLRLQSNGRAYQSYNFSFTEPWLGGKRRNSLTLSAYKSNIRASGQYNDRGRFEYSDSSRLGIVGASVSLGKQLKWPDDYFSLVYSLNYTQYKLKNYAYSGFGFSNGTSHNVSLKVALQRSSVYDPTFPRSGSNFVLSGQFTPPYSLFDPSLAKSDAAYERPEYHKWRFNAEWFVPIGRPMGADKNRQFVLKLAAKYGFMGRYNKELDYSPFERFQVGGDGLNQAGGGILGYDVISLRGYPVFETSDPSINPDISNTSRYFTIFNKYSLELRYPLVTNPGSTIYGLTFFDAANGWYNFKEYNPFRLRRSVGVGMRFFLPMFGLLGFDYGLGLDRLNPGQKGLKGATRFTFMLGFEPE
- a CDS encoding OmpH family outer membrane protein, whose protein sequence is MKKLLLLATFSLCLAAGSYAQRYAVIDTKYILDKMPDYKSAQKNLDEIAAGWQKEIDNKQQELDKMYKNFEGEQVMLSDDLRKKREDQLFYKEKELRDLQRQRFGFEGDLFKKRQELIKPIQDKVYNAVQKLAVQRGYDFILDKSEGITVIFADPKLEKSDDVLKELGVR
- a CDS encoding OmpH family outer membrane protein; the protein is MNKIKLFVVALMVVAGFSASAQKTGYISLDQVVYLMPEVRKIDSTLQRFQADSLNPQFAYLVSEYNRKDSLANGKDSLKTAAPVRAQMRQELEQMAYQIQNWQGIVQNEMQAKQNELLQPIYAKVMNALNAVAKESGYSYVYNMESLLVAPPADNLLPLVAKKLNLKVPAGATNPTPAATTTNPPAKKQ
- a CDS encoding AI-2E family transporter, producing MNSTPNNTIDTNLLRQIAFILLILFLGIALIRELWFFLSAFLGAVTFYVLMRDRMFYLTERKGWRPATAAWVLMLLSFFVILVPIGLLGNILYSKISYVVTHSGELMDSLKKVIVDLKGKIGYEIIKPETINQLGPYLTQLLPKILRVSLDTLTLIASMYFILYFMLVNGRRIEDYLYEYIPLKDGNVERIGREVKVMVTSSTIGIPLIALIQGVVGLIGYLIIGIDEPFVWFVATCITAMLPIVGAAVVYVPLTVMLLVQGKTGQGIAMGVWGFGLIGLSDNLFRFLINKKLGNIHPLITIFGVIAGLQLFGFIGLIFGPLLISMFILLLRIYGNEFILKRRETHRVK